The following coding sequences lie in one Methyloterricola oryzae genomic window:
- a CDS encoding LpxL/LpxP family acyltransferase: protein MKASPHRTHWANLEETGILWGMRAMLLIYRLFGRSAFRLVLHPVVSYYFLMSRAGRDASRDYLRRVGEAFPELGLRGGWWDSYRHFIAFGENLLEKIVVWLGKLDPQRIQFHNRHLLVDLLEQRKGAMLLAAHIGNLELCRALADLRGYIHLNILVHTKHAEKFNRLLGSVERRGANIELIQVTDLNPAVAIRLQDKLQNGEFLVMVGDRTPVSGGRTVSAQFLGAEADFPQGPYLLASLLQCPVYTLLSYPLEGRYHIYLEPFAALIQVPHRQPQRTAMLEELAQRFAAHLEYHCRRAPLQWFNFFPFWDRHAGGGEPQ, encoded by the coding sequence ATGAAAGCGTCGCCGCATCGCACCCATTGGGCGAATCTGGAGGAAACCGGAATCCTCTGGGGCATGCGCGCCATGCTGCTGATCTACCGCTTGTTCGGGCGGTCGGCATTTCGGCTGGTGCTGCATCCGGTGGTCAGCTACTACTTCCTCATGAGCCGGGCGGGGCGGGATGCCTCGCGCGATTACCTGCGGCGGGTAGGTGAAGCCTTTCCCGAATTGGGCCTGCGCGGCGGTTGGTGGGACAGTTATCGCCACTTCATCGCATTCGGCGAAAACCTGCTGGAGAAGATCGTGGTCTGGCTGGGGAAACTGGATCCGCAGCGCATCCAGTTCCACAACCGCCACCTGCTGGTGGACTTGCTGGAGCAGCGCAAGGGCGCGATGCTGCTGGCCGCGCACATCGGCAATCTGGAGCTGTGCCGGGCCCTCGCGGACCTGCGCGGCTACATCCATCTCAACATCCTGGTGCACACCAAGCACGCCGAGAAGTTCAACCGCCTGCTCGGCAGCGTCGAACGGCGGGGCGCCAACATCGAGCTGATTCAGGTGACCGACTTGAACCCGGCGGTGGCCATCCGCTTGCAGGACAAGCTCCAGAACGGTGAGTTTCTGGTGATGGTGGGGGACAGGACGCCCGTGAGTGGCGGACGCACGGTGTCCGCGCAGTTTCTCGGCGCGGAGGCGGACTTCCCGCAAGGCCCCTATTTGCTGGCTTCCCTGCTGCAGTGTCCGGTCTACACGCTGCTCAGCTATCCCCTGGAAGGGCGGTATCACATCTATCTGGAGCCCTTCGCCGCATTGATTCAGGTCCCGCACCGCCAGCCGCAGCGCACTGCGATGCTCGAGGAATTGGCGCAGCGCTTTGCCGCACACTTGGAATACCACTGTCGCCGTGCGCCGCTGCAATGGTTCAATTTCTTTCCGTTCTGGGACCGGCATGCTGGCGGAGGCGAGCCTCAGTGA
- a CDS encoding glycosyltransferase family 2 protein, with protein sequence MINPCIIIPVYNHEKPLAEILARLADHGLPCILVDDGSDAACAKAIDDLASGRPWIEAIRHQYNRGKGGAVKTALLAAQARGYSHALQLDADGQHDLNDVAKFLETARAHPQAVVIGSPKFDASVPKGRYYARYLTHVWVWINTLSFAIPDAMCGFRVYPVGPCADLIQRRQLDERMAFDVEILIRLYSQGLEFVPLPTRVGYPKDGISYFRLWEDNLRLSLMQARFFLSLPIRLPALLARRFR encoded by the coding sequence ATGATTAATCCTTGCATCATCATTCCGGTCTACAACCACGAAAAGCCGCTCGCCGAGATCCTGGCGCGTCTGGCGGACCATGGGCTTCCTTGCATATTAGTGGACGATGGCAGCGATGCAGCTTGCGCGAAAGCGATAGACGATCTCGCATCCGGGCGGCCTTGGATTGAGGCGATACGCCATCAATACAACCGCGGCAAAGGCGGGGCCGTGAAGACCGCGCTGCTGGCCGCCCAGGCCAGGGGCTACAGCCATGCCTTGCAACTGGATGCGGATGGGCAGCATGATCTGAACGATGTCGCGAAATTCCTCGAAACAGCCAGGGCTCACCCGCAGGCGGTGGTCATCGGCAGCCCGAAGTTCGACGCCAGCGTGCCCAAGGGGCGCTACTATGCCCGTTACCTGACCCATGTCTGGGTCTGGATCAATACCCTGTCCTTCGCCATTCCGGATGCCATGTGCGGATTCCGCGTCTATCCCGTTGGGCCCTGCGCCGATCTGATCCAACGCCGACAGTTGGACGAGCGCATGGCCTTCGATGTGGAGATCCTGATCCGGCTCTACAGCCAGGGACTGGAATTCGTTCCCTTGCCGACCCGAGTGGGATATCCGAAAGATGGGATTTCCTACTTCAGGCTTTGGGAGGACAACCTGCGCCTGAGCCTGATGCAGGCCCGCTTCTTCCTCAGCCTGCCGATTCGCTTGCCCGCGCTGCTGGCTCGCCGTTTCCGATGA
- a CDS encoding ApeI family dehydratase translates to MTDLACTERPQVLPEVLEERLEEGGVTVELRVPETLAFFPGHFPDTPIVPGVVQIQWAMHFARTRLGLDLPFGHMEVIKFKELMQPGERLSLRIKYQPGALKLQFSFRDGEREFSSGRLYFLPSDD, encoded by the coding sequence ATGACCGATCTGGCGTGTACCGAACGGCCTCAGGTGCTGCCCGAGGTGCTTGAGGAGCGCCTGGAAGAGGGCGGTGTGACCGTGGAATTGCGGGTGCCGGAAACCCTCGCCTTCTTCCCGGGTCACTTCCCCGATACCCCCATCGTGCCAGGTGTGGTGCAGATCCAGTGGGCGATGCATTTCGCCCGGACGCGCCTTGGGCTGGACCTGCCTTTCGGTCACATGGAGGTCATCAAGTTCAAGGAACTGATGCAGCCCGGGGAGCGTCTCAGCCTTCGGATCAAGTACCAGCCCGGAGCCCTCAAACTGCAGTTCAGCTTCCGCGACGGAGAGCGCGAGTTCAGTTCCGGCCGACTGTATTTCCTACCATCCGATGATTAA
- a CDS encoding acyl carrier protein, whose protein sequence is MKSREDIFESLQQMITDMFEVAPEKITLTANLNQDLDIDSIDAVDLMVRLRELTGRRINPEDFKSARTVQDVVETLFKMYNG, encoded by the coding sequence ATGAAGAGCCGCGAAGACATTTTCGAAAGCCTGCAGCAGATGATCACCGACATGTTCGAGGTCGCGCCCGAAAAGATAACCCTGACCGCGAACCTGAACCAGGATCTCGACATCGATAGTATCGATGCCGTCGACCTCATGGTGCGGTTGCGCGAATTGACCGGCCGGCGCATCAATCCGGAGGATTTCAAGAGCGCGCGCACAGTCCAGGACGTGGTGGAAACCCTGTTCAAGATGTACAACGGCTGA
- a CDS encoding phosphopantetheine-binding protein, which yields MQALELHLKELLIRTFDLEGMTPADIDAEAPLFGGGLGLDSIDALELGVALRKQFHIQIDTDSSDLVRHFASVRSLAGFIALQQELPPS from the coding sequence ATGCAAGCGCTTGAGCTGCATCTGAAGGAGCTGCTGATCCGGACCTTTGATCTGGAGGGCATGACGCCGGCGGATATCGATGCGGAAGCGCCGCTTTTCGGCGGCGGCCTCGGCCTGGATTCCATCGACGCGCTGGAGTTGGGGGTGGCCTTGCGCAAGCAGTTCCACATCCAGATCGACACCGATTCATCGGACCTGGTCCGTCACTTCGCCTCGGTGCGAAGCCTGGCCGGGTTCATCGCATTGCAACAGGAACTTCCACCCTCATGA
- a CDS encoding lysophospholipid acyltransferase family protein: MAERFDYLWRLCATGFSFFVFGAAGIVLWVVLFPLIEPFLGRGPEKKRRARYLMYWVFRAYVGMMRSLRILSYEVQGAERLNRPGRLIVANHPSLIDIVFLVSFVRNATCIVKPALARNPFMRPPIRAMDYIFADDGETLLERCAEELREGCSLVVFPEGTRTTPDQPMTFQRGAANIALKARAKILPVYIHCHPTTLTKHEKWHQIPARRVHFRFFVGDEIDAAAYADTAERSIASRNLTRHLHRYLQEQAAVHASA; encoded by the coding sequence ATGGCTGAGCGCTTCGATTACCTGTGGCGTCTGTGCGCCACAGGCTTCAGCTTTTTCGTGTTCGGGGCGGCGGGGATCGTTCTGTGGGTGGTCCTGTTTCCGCTGATCGAGCCCTTTCTGGGGCGCGGACCGGAAAAGAAGCGCCGCGCGCGTTATCTCATGTACTGGGTGTTCCGCGCCTATGTGGGGATGATGCGCAGCCTCCGTATCCTGAGCTACGAAGTGCAAGGCGCGGAGCGCCTGAACCGGCCGGGGCGGCTGATCGTGGCCAATCATCCCTCGCTCATCGACATCGTTTTCCTGGTCTCTTTCGTGCGCAATGCCACCTGCATCGTTAAGCCCGCGCTGGCGCGCAACCCTTTCATGCGGCCACCGATCCGGGCCATGGATTACATCTTCGCGGACGATGGTGAAACGCTGCTGGAGCGCTGCGCCGAGGAGTTGCGGGAAGGCTGCTCGCTGGTCGTGTTTCCCGAGGGCACCCGCACCACGCCCGACCAACCCATGACATTTCAGCGCGGTGCTGCCAATATAGCGCTCAAAGCGCGGGCCAAGATCCTCCCCGTGTATATCCACTGCCACCCGACGACCTTGACCAAGCACGAAAAATGGCACCAGATTCCCGCCCGAAGGGTGCATTTCCGCTTCTTCGTGGGGGATGAGATCGATGCCGCCGCATATGCAGATACTGCCGAGCGTTCCATCGCGTCCCGCAACCTGACCCGACATCTGCATCGCTATCTGCAGGAACAAGCCGCGGTCCATGCAAGCGCTTGA
- a CDS encoding beta-ketoacyl synthase chain length factor yields MRDRSGPGPARPLSEWAGAGEAALNFTLERWCLWQPGVVTPATAWPGGAVVPGGNEKDGLDFLPMMQRRRLSPLARAAMAVAWRCRGDLPAMPAVFYSRHGESGNYLEMLQDLADRQELSPSRFSLSVHNAIAGLYSLCSGSEAACVSLAGSADDLFAAFLEAAGLLAESGCARVLLVFYEQPLPEVYRAFATGPGRVVALALVLGTPGDGPRLRLLRKRPEVPEPACQIERLCEAVLRGERRSAADAAWQWELADG; encoded by the coding sequence GTGCGTGATCGCAGCGGTCCCGGCCCCGCGAGGCCCCTGAGCGAATGGGCCGGGGCGGGAGAAGCCGCCTTGAACTTCACCCTGGAGCGCTGGTGCCTGTGGCAGCCGGGCGTTGTAACGCCAGCCACAGCCTGGCCGGGCGGGGCCGTCGTGCCGGGCGGGAACGAGAAGGACGGCTTGGATTTTTTGCCCATGATGCAGCGGCGCAGGCTCTCGCCCCTGGCGCGGGCGGCCATGGCCGTGGCCTGGCGCTGCCGAGGGGATCTGCCGGCGATGCCCGCGGTTTTCTATTCCCGGCACGGGGAGAGCGGCAATTATCTCGAGATGCTGCAGGACCTGGCGGACCGGCAGGAACTGTCGCCCAGCCGTTTCAGCCTGTCGGTGCATAACGCCATTGCCGGTCTGTATAGCCTGTGCAGCGGGAGCGAGGCCGCCTGCGTCAGCCTGGCGGGCAGCGCGGACGACCTTTTCGCTGCATTTCTTGAAGCCGCCGGCCTGCTAGCCGAGTCCGGTTGTGCGCGGGTGCTGCTGGTGTTTTACGAACAACCGCTGCCCGAGGTGTACCGGGCTTTCGCGACGGGACCGGGCCGTGTCGTGGCCCTGGCCCTGGTTCTGGGCACGCCGGGAGACGGTCCGCGCTTGCGGTTGCTGCGGAAGCGGCCCGAGGTACCTGAGCCGGCCTGTCAGATCGAGCGCCTGTGTGAAGCCGTACTGCGGGGCGAGCGCCGTTCCGCGGCGGATGCGGCCTGGCAGTGGGAGCTTGCCGATGGCTGA
- a CDS encoding beta-ketoacyl-ACP synthase, whose product MLNRRVVVTGMAAISPIGSSWEEIRASLQERRSAIRYMADWDKYEGLITRLGAPVEKFVLPPHYDRKTTRSMGRVSLLACRATEQALEDAGLLGDPVLSGGRTGVSYGSSIGSTPAVADFGFMLLNHDIGNLNANTYIKMMGHTTTVNVALFFKVRGRLIPSVSACTSGSQGVGFAYEAIKFGQQDVMLAGGADELCPTEAAMFDALYAASTRNEEPQLTPRPFDRDRDGLIIGEGACTLVLEDLERALARGARIHAEVVGFGTNADGNHITQPNADTMQVAMQLALSDAGIGPGDIGYVSAHGTATEQGDIAESRATQAVFGQTVPISSLKSYTGHTLGACGSLEAMVAIRMMQESAFHPTLNLDNLDPRCAELDYVRGGMRRIDTEYVMSNNFAFGGVNTSLIFRRWNAF is encoded by the coding sequence GTGTTGAATCGGCGTGTGGTGGTTACAGGGATGGCGGCCATTTCCCCGATCGGCAGCTCGTGGGAGGAGATTCGCGCCAGCCTTCAGGAGCGCCGCTCGGCCATCCGCTACATGGCGGATTGGGACAAGTACGAGGGGCTGATCACCCGCCTGGGCGCTCCGGTGGAGAAATTCGTCCTGCCGCCCCATTACGACCGCAAGACCACTCGCAGCATGGGGCGCGTATCGCTGCTGGCCTGCCGGGCCACCGAGCAGGCTCTGGAAGATGCCGGGCTGTTGGGCGATCCGGTACTGAGCGGGGGGCGGACCGGGGTGTCCTACGGTTCGTCCATCGGCTCCACGCCAGCGGTCGCCGACTTCGGATTCATGCTGCTGAACCATGACATCGGCAATCTGAACGCCAACACCTACATCAAGATGATGGGGCATACCACCACGGTCAACGTGGCACTTTTCTTCAAGGTGCGGGGACGGCTGATCCCTTCGGTCAGCGCCTGCACCTCGGGCAGCCAGGGTGTCGGCTTCGCCTACGAGGCCATCAAGTTCGGTCAGCAGGACGTGATGCTGGCCGGCGGCGCGGACGAACTGTGTCCCACCGAGGCGGCCATGTTCGATGCGCTGTATGCCGCCAGCACCCGCAATGAGGAGCCGCAACTGACGCCCAGGCCCTTCGACCGCGACCGCGACGGCCTGATCATCGGCGAGGGCGCCTGCACCCTGGTGCTGGAGGATTTGGAGCGCGCACTCGCCCGTGGGGCGCGGATTCACGCCGAGGTGGTGGGGTTCGGCACCAACGCCGACGGCAACCACATCACCCAGCCCAATGCAGACACCATGCAGGTCGCCATGCAGCTGGCGCTGAGCGATGCCGGCATCGGACCGGGCGACATCGGCTATGTCAGCGCCCACGGCACCGCCACCGAGCAGGGCGATATCGCCGAAAGCCGCGCGACCCAGGCGGTCTTCGGCCAGACGGTGCCCATCAGCAGCCTGAAGAGCTACACCGGGCATACCCTGGGCGCCTGCGGCTCGCTGGAGGCCATGGTGGCGATCCGCATGATGCAGGAGAGCGCCTTTCATCCGACCCTGAACCTCGACAACCTCGATCCCCGCTGTGCCGAGCTAGACTACGTCCGGGGGGGCATGCGCCGGATCGACACGGAATACGTGATGAGCAACAATTTCGCCTTTGGCGGCGTGAACACCTCGCTCATCTTCCGCCGCTGGAATGCATTCTGA
- a CDS encoding 3-ketoacyl-ACP reductase FabG2: MSRQTVLVTGSSRGIGKAIALRLARDGYDVVVHCRARRDEAEQVGAEAAALGADARVLQFDLADRQACRDALEADIRDHGAYYGVVCNAGLARDNAFPALSEDDWDQVVHSNLDGFYNVLYPLVMPMIQRRKPGRIVTLSSVAGLMGNRGQVNYSAAKAGIIGASKALALELAKRKITVNCVAPGLIETDMLENLPLEQVIETIPARRLGTAEEVAALVAFLMSEDAGYITRQVISVNGGLC, translated from the coding sequence GTGAGTCGGCAGACGGTTCTGGTGACCGGATCGAGCCGGGGCATCGGCAAGGCTATCGCGCTGCGCCTGGCGCGTGACGGCTACGACGTGGTGGTGCATTGCCGCGCGCGGCGGGACGAAGCCGAGCAGGTGGGCGCCGAAGCCGCGGCCCTGGGTGCTGATGCGCGGGTGTTGCAGTTCGACCTGGCCGACCGGCAGGCCTGCCGGGATGCGCTGGAGGCCGATATTCGCGACCACGGCGCCTACTATGGCGTGGTGTGTAACGCCGGCCTGGCGCGCGACAACGCATTTCCCGCGCTGTCCGAGGATGATTGGGACCAGGTTGTTCACAGCAACCTGGACGGTTTCTACAATGTCCTTTATCCCCTGGTCATGCCCATGATCCAGCGCCGCAAGCCGGGCCGCATCGTGACCCTGTCATCCGTCGCCGGCCTCATGGGCAATCGCGGACAGGTCAACTACAGCGCCGCCAAGGCTGGCATCATCGGCGCCAGCAAAGCCCTGGCGCTGGAATTGGCCAAGCGCAAGATTACCGTCAACTGTGTGGCCCCGGGCCTGATCGAAACCGACATGCTGGAAAACCTGCCCCTGGAGCAAGTCATCGAAACCATACCGGCCCGGCGCCTGGGCACCGCGGAGGAAGTGGCCGCCCTGGTGGCCTTTCTCATGTCGGAGGATGCCGGCTACATCACCCGTCAGGTCATTTCCGTCAATGGAGGCCTGTGTTGA
- a CDS encoding ApeP family dehydratase: MSAWPSAEPESPASPPIPIPVGDLLPHAGNVVLLDALLDVGPSHAVAELTVRDDGLFSQPDGSVPAWVGLEYMAQTVAAFSGYWRRQRGLGVDLGFLLGTRHFTCNAGSFPCGTRLRVRADKVMDGVNDMSVFNCRVQGGSLHAECTLNVYLPSDSRAFLAGRSA, translated from the coding sequence ATGTCTGCTTGGCCATCGGCCGAACCTGAATCTCCCGCAAGCCCGCCCATTCCCATCCCCGTCGGCGATCTGCTGCCCCATGCGGGCAATGTGGTCCTGCTCGACGCGTTGCTGGATGTCGGCCCAAGTCATGCGGTGGCGGAACTGACCGTGCGCGACGATGGGCTGTTCTCGCAGCCGGACGGCAGCGTGCCGGCCTGGGTCGGGCTGGAGTACATGGCCCAGACCGTGGCGGCGTTTTCCGGCTACTGGCGCCGGCAGCGCGGCCTGGGCGTGGACCTGGGCTTCCTGCTGGGCACCCGGCATTTCACCTGCAACGCCGGCAGTTTTCCTTGTGGGACGCGCCTACGGGTCCGCGCCGACAAGGTGATGGACGGCGTGAACGACATGTCGGTTTTCAACTGCCGGGTTCAGGGCGGGAGCCTGCATGCGGAATGCACGCTGAATGTCTATCTGCCCAGTGATTCCAGGGCATTTCTGGCGGGCAGGAGCGCGTGA
- a CDS encoding beta-ketoacyl-ACP synthase — MFLHDLGIVCSLGAGKPSVLAGLLQDAWPQPSPWRDLGIPAFAVDAELPVVPEGLQRFDCRNNRLLLAALQQLQPTLEPLLARVEPGRVGVVVGTSTSGIDEGEQAIDSLQRGAGLPERYHYRQQELGGAADFLAGCLGAAGPVLTVSTSCSSSANALASARRLLRLGVCDLVVAGGADALCRTTLQGFSALGLISRGRCNPFSRNRDGITLGEGAALFVMSREPALLAMLGVGAASEAYHISAPRPDGLGARAAMAAALADAGLEPGQIDYLNLHGTGTPQNDQMEARAVAGLFPKPPAASSTKAVTGHCLGAAGAIEAGICWLLLSDLNRDGRLPPQRWDGVPDPALPALNLAGLENRPAKPLQYCASNSFAFGGNNVCLAIGRT; from the coding sequence GTGTTCCTGCATGACCTCGGCATCGTCTGTTCCCTGGGGGCAGGCAAGCCCAGCGTGCTGGCCGGGCTGCTGCAGGACGCCTGGCCGCAGCCAAGTCCCTGGCGGGACCTGGGCATTCCGGCTTTCGCGGTGGACGCCGAATTGCCGGTGGTGCCAGAGGGCCTGCAGCGATTTGACTGCCGCAACAACCGACTGCTGCTGGCGGCCCTGCAGCAGCTTCAGCCGACTCTGGAGCCGCTGCTGGCGCGGGTGGAGCCAGGTCGCGTGGGCGTGGTGGTGGGAACCAGCACCTCGGGCATCGACGAGGGTGAACAGGCCATCGATTCGCTGCAGCGCGGCGCGGGCCTGCCGGAGCGCTACCACTACCGGCAGCAGGAATTGGGCGGTGCGGCGGATTTTCTCGCCGGCTGCCTGGGCGCGGCCGGGCCGGTGTTGACCGTCTCCACCAGTTGCTCTTCATCGGCCAATGCCCTGGCCAGCGCCCGCCGCCTCTTGCGCCTGGGAGTCTGCGATCTGGTGGTTGCCGGTGGCGCCGACGCGCTGTGCCGCACCACGCTGCAGGGGTTTTCCGCGCTGGGACTGATCAGCCGGGGCCGCTGCAACCCCTTCAGCCGCAACCGGGACGGCATCACCCTCGGGGAGGGGGCGGCACTCTTCGTCATGAGCCGCGAGCCCGCGCTGCTTGCCATGCTTGGCGTCGGTGCCGCTTCGGAGGCCTATCACATTTCCGCCCCGCGTCCCGATGGCCTTGGCGCCCGGGCCGCCATGGCCGCAGCGCTGGCCGATGCGGGCCTTGAACCCGGTCAGATCGATTACCTCAACCTGCATGGCACCGGCACGCCGCAGAATGACCAGATGGAGGCGCGGGCGGTGGCGGGGCTGTTTCCAAAGCCTCCCGCGGCCAGTTCCACCAAGGCGGTGACCGGGCATTGTCTGGGCGCGGCGGGCGCCATCGAAGCCGGCATCTGCTGGCTGCTGCTTTCGGATCTGAACCGCGATGGCCGCCTGCCGCCCCAGCGTTGGGACGGCGTGCCTGATCCGGCCCTGCCGGCCCTGAACCTGGCTGGTCTGGAAAACCGGCCCGCAAAACCACTACAATATTGTGCGAGTAATTCCTTCGCCTTCGGTGGCAACAATGTCTGCTTGGCCATCGGCCGAACCTGA
- a CDS encoding NAD(P)/FAD-dependent oxidoreductase, producing the protein MVMDADVLIIGAGPSGSLAACMLADLGCRAVMLEREQFPRFSIGESLLPQCMAFMEQAGVLDVVAAEGFQPKDGAAFSLDGRLTEFDFSQKFTPGWGTTYQVPRAHFDKVLADAAEARGVPIHYRHTILAADFSIPGAARLTTGDASGSQRDWRAPFVLDASGFGRVLPRLLDLETPSSLPPRQALFTHIEDRITCGDYDRNKILIAIHPHHHEIWYWLIPFSNGRSSLGVVVPQGFLDGRPGEPLAVLRELAMEEPRLRELLPEARFDTPAGTLGGYSANCRQLFGQGYALLGNAGEFLDPVFSSGVTIAMKSASLAVPLVARTLSGEPVDWLEDYERPLRQGIDVFKSYVTAWYEGGFQRIIFEEHQLASVKSMICSILAGFAWDESNPFTQRCDKRLEALAQLCPGL; encoded by the coding sequence ATGGTAATGGATGCGGACGTTTTGATCATCGGCGCGGGCCCTTCCGGCAGCCTGGCCGCCTGCATGCTGGCGGATCTGGGCTGCCGTGCGGTCATGCTGGAGCGGGAGCAGTTTCCGAGGTTTTCCATAGGCGAGAGCCTGCTGCCCCAGTGCATGGCTTTCATGGAGCAGGCCGGGGTGCTGGATGTGGTGGCTGCCGAGGGATTCCAGCCCAAGGACGGCGCGGCCTTTTCACTGGACGGCCGCCTGACGGAATTCGATTTCTCGCAGAAGTTCACGCCCGGCTGGGGCACGACCTACCAGGTGCCGCGCGCGCATTTCGACAAGGTACTGGCCGACGCCGCCGAGGCGCGCGGCGTTCCCATCCATTACCGGCACACGATTCTTGCTGCGGATTTTTCCATTCCGGGCGCGGCGCGGCTGACCACGGGCGATGCCAGCGGAAGCCAGCGCGACTGGCGCGCGCCTTTCGTGCTGGACGCCAGCGGCTTCGGGCGGGTGCTGCCGCGTCTTCTGGATCTGGAGACGCCGTCCAGCCTGCCGCCGCGGCAGGCGCTGTTCACCCACATCGAGGATCGCATAACCTGCGGCGATTATGACCGCAACAAGATCCTCATCGCCATCCATCCCCACCACCATGAAATCTGGTACTGGTTGATTCCTTTCAGCAACGGCCGCAGCTCCCTTGGCGTGGTGGTGCCGCAGGGCTTTCTGGACGGGCGGCCCGGGGAGCCGCTGGCCGTGCTGCGGGAGCTTGCCATGGAGGAGCCGCGTCTGCGCGAATTGCTGCCCGAAGCGCGCTTCGACACGCCGGCGGGCACCCTGGGCGGTTATTCCGCCAATTGCCGCCAACTCTTTGGCCAGGGCTACGCATTGCTGGGCAACGCCGGGGAGTTCCTGGACCCGGTGTTTTCATCCGGAGTGACTATCGCCATGAAGTCGGCATCTTTGGCGGTTCCGCTGGTGGCGCGCACGCTGAGCGGCGAGCCGGTGGACTGGCTGGAGGACTATGAGCGGCCCCTGAGGCAGGGTATCGACGTGTTTAAGTCCTATGTGACCGCCTGGTACGAGGGGGGCTTCCAGCGCATCATCTTCGAGGAGCACCAGTTGGCCAGCGTCAAGTCCATGATCTGCTCCATCCTGGCTGGTTTCGCCTGGGATGAAAGCAACCCGTTCACCCAGCGCTGCGACAAGCGCCTGGAGGCATTGGCGCAACTGTGTCCCGGCCTTTGA
- a CDS encoding AMP-binding protein has translation MTERPESTVLANPAAPIAQLGEVISRGQMWAEARALAAQLPPKPHVFNLCEDRYAFLLTLLAALMRRQVCLLPPSGQAGVLTEILAAYPDAYAASDSPMSEAGCTLFRVERPEPAAHAPEPALEPSQTAAIAFTSGSTGGPSPCPHTLDTFITSAAMALTSLELIERNVMVIATTPAQHMYGLETSIFWPLCSRLIMHRGRPFFPEDIRRAVAEAPLPALLVSTPVHLRALAAAAGPWHNLAGIVSSTAPLSVELARELERVTGVEVREIFGSTETLSFASRRPARESLWRPYRGANLVLDEAGAAWLRAEHLPSRVALSDRLAIQADGRFQVLGRSADMVKIAGKRLSLSELNRRLAEIPGVEDGLCYIRESGGCEPRVHAVVVSPLDPGEIRNALRPVLDPVFLPKRIHYVETLPRQHTGKILKAELDALLERLEG, from the coding sequence GTGACAGAACGACCGGAGAGCACGGTTCTGGCGAATCCTGCGGCGCCCATAGCCCAGCTAGGCGAGGTGATCAGTCGTGGGCAGATGTGGGCCGAGGCACGCGCACTGGCGGCTCAGTTGCCGCCAAAGCCGCATGTATTCAACCTGTGCGAAGACCGCTATGCGTTCCTGCTCACGCTTCTGGCAGCGTTGATGCGCCGGCAGGTTTGCCTGTTGCCGCCCTCCGGACAGGCGGGCGTGCTCACGGAAATCCTTGCGGCGTACCCAGACGCCTACGCGGCCAGCGACAGCCCAATGTCCGAGGCTGGCTGCACCCTCTTCAGGGTGGAACGGCCTGAACCGGCGGCTCATGCCCCGGAACCCGCCCTCGAACCTTCGCAAACCGCGGCCATCGCCTTCACTTCGGGCTCGACCGGGGGTCCCAGCCCCTGCCCGCATACCCTGGACACGTTCATCACGTCCGCGGCCATGGCACTGACCAGCCTGGAACTGATCGAGCGAAACGTGATGGTGATCGCCACGACGCCAGCCCAGCACATGTACGGACTGGAGACCTCCATCTTCTGGCCTTTGTGCTCGCGCCTGATCATGCACCGGGGCCGTCCCTTCTTCCCGGAGGACATCCGCCGCGCCGTGGCGGAGGCGCCGCTGCCGGCGCTGTTGGTGTCCACACCGGTTCACCTGCGAGCCCTGGCGGCAGCCGCCGGTCCCTGGCACAACCTGGCCGGCATCGTCTCCTCCACCGCGCCCCTCTCCGTGGAACTGGCGCGGGAACTGGAGCGCGTGACCGGCGTCGAGGTGAGGGAAATCTTCGGCAGTACCGAAACCCTGTCCTTCGCCAGCCGGCGCCCGGCGCGCGAATCGCTGTGGCGCCCATACAGGGGCGCAAACCTGGTACTGGATGAAGCGGGCGCGGCCTGGCTGCGCGCGGAGCATCTGCCCTCGCGCGTGGCGCTTAGCGACCGGCTGGCCATTCAGGCAGATGGACGCTTCCAGGTGCTGGGCCGCAGCGCCGACATGGTGAAGATCGCCGGCAAGCGCCTGTCCCTGTCGGAGCTGAACCGGCGTCTGGCCGAGATACCGGGCGTGGAAGACGGACTTTGCTACATCCGTGAAAGTGGCGGCTGTGAGCCGAGAGTCCATGCCGTGGTGGTGAGCCCGCTCGACCCCGGCGAAATCAGGAATGCCCTGCGGCCCGTGCTCGATCCGGTCTTTCTGCCCAAGCGCATTCACTATGTGGAGACACTGCCGCGCCAGCACACCGGAAAGATTCTGAAGGCGGAACTGGATGCCTTGCTGGAGCGACTCGAAGGCTGA